One genomic segment of Aquipluma nitroreducens includes these proteins:
- a CDS encoding sulfatase family protein — MKNIKILAATIALSSFNTSVKSNPLQLPKLENSGKPRNVVFILSDDHRYDYMGFVGKVPWLKTPNMDRMAAEGAYVKNAFVTTSLCSPSRASILTGLYSHTHKVVDNAAPLPNGLTFFPQYLQKAGYQTGFFGKWHMGNDSGEPQPGFNHWEAFQGQGEYYNPRINTNGVWKKYQDSTYVTDLLTEHAIDFMKGQIKDNKPFFVYLSHKGVHDSFQPAKRHKGMYAGKPLVIPESFNTPYYGLKQLPTIDPQTGKAAQGKDYYGEDMMPNWVKNQRESWHGVDYSYHGRPWKVQVINYCETLMSVDESIGSVLDFLKEAGIEDNTLVIYMGDNGFAWGEHGLIDKRQFYEESVRVPMLARCPELFKGGQVLEKMVQNVDIAPTILACAGLDKSAEMVGQNFIPLLQGKDIPWRNRIFYEYYWEHEFPQTPTMHGVRTDQYKYIRYYGVWDTNELYDLKNDPNEMHNLIEAVELQDTIKRLDHDLYDWMESTGGMYIPLKRTERPHFDHRNKGNY, encoded by the coding sequence ATGAAAAATATAAAAATTCTGGCTGCAACAATTGCCTTATCAAGTTTTAATACTTCGGTTAAATCAAACCCACTTCAATTGCCAAAATTAGAGAATAGTGGTAAACCCAGGAACGTTGTTTTTATTCTGTCAGATGACCATAGGTATGATTATATGGGATTTGTGGGGAAAGTGCCATGGCTTAAAACACCGAATATGGATCGCATGGCAGCTGAAGGTGCATATGTTAAGAATGCATTTGTCACTACTTCACTTTGCTCCCCGAGCCGTGCTTCTATTCTGACTGGGCTGTACTCACATACACATAAAGTAGTTGATAATGCAGCACCTCTTCCAAATGGATTAACCTTTTTTCCTCAGTATCTTCAGAAAGCAGGTTATCAAACAGGTTTCTTTGGCAAATGGCACATGGGTAATGATTCAGGAGAACCTCAGCCCGGGTTTAATCATTGGGAAGCTTTTCAAGGTCAGGGAGAATATTACAATCCAAGGATAAATACAAATGGTGTCTGGAAAAAATACCAAGATAGCACCTATGTGACAGATTTGCTCACAGAACATGCTATCGATTTCATGAAGGGACAAATAAAAGACAATAAACCATTCTTTGTTTATCTGTCGCATAAGGGTGTTCATGACAGTTTTCAGCCGGCCAAGCGACATAAAGGTATGTATGCGGGAAAGCCTTTGGTTATTCCAGAATCTTTTAATACACCTTATTACGGGTTAAAACAACTTCCAACGATTGACCCCCAAACAGGGAAAGCCGCACAGGGAAAGGATTATTATGGAGAAGATATGATGCCAAACTGGGTTAAAAATCAACGCGAAAGTTGGCATGGTGTGGATTATTCCTACCACGGACGCCCCTGGAAAGTTCAGGTGATTAATTATTGCGAAACTTTAATGTCTGTAGATGAGAGTATTGGTTCCGTTCTGGACTTTCTAAAAGAAGCAGGAATTGAGGATAATACATTAGTTATTTATATGGGTGATAATGGTTTTGCCTGGGGCGAACATGGGCTTATAGATAAACGTCAATTTTACGAAGAATCCGTAAGAGTTCCGATGTTGGCGCGATGTCCTGAGCTATTTAAAGGTGGTCAGGTTTTGGAAAAAATGGTGCAGAATGTGGATATTGCACCAACGATTTTGGCCTGTGCCGGATTAGACAAATCTGCGGAAATGGTAGGCCAGAACTTTATTCCTCTTTTGCAGGGCAAAGATATTCCATGGCGGAATCGTATTTTCTATGAATATTATTGGGAACATGAATTTCCGCAAACACCTACGATGCATGGAGTTAGAACGGATCAGTACAAATACATCAGATATTATGGCGTTTGGGATACAAACGAGTTATATGATTTAAAAAATGATCCTAACGAAATGCATAATCTCATTGAGGCTGTTGAACTTCAGGATACGATAAAACGATTAGATCATGATCTTTACGATTGGATGGAATCGACAGGGGGAATGTATATTCCACTTAAACGAACAGAACGGCCCCATTTTGATCATCGGAACAAAGGGAATTATTAA
- a CDS encoding anaerobic sulfatase maturase, translating to MIKYRPLTSILIKPSGPDCNLGCTYCFYLEKEALFPETKTHPMTAEIQEELIRQVMQQSGESVSFAWQGGEPALMGLDFYKRAIELEKKYGHGQSVGNGFQTNGTLLNREWAKFFKEYDWLIGLSLDGPQHIHDKYRLDKGQHPTWSKVESVARMLLEEGVAVNAMCCITDYSSDFAEELYNYYKSLGLTWMQFIPIVETDKNDPSKAASFSLTDEKYGHFLVKLFDLWYADIKDGVATTSVRDFDSLFHHYVGLEPPECVHKKECGPYVVIEHNGNAYSCDFFVEPRHRLGNIRHNRIIDMLNSKKQDDFGKAKALLPRKCKQCRWYNKCYGGCTKDRIKDPQDQRQPRFCLAYQMLFEHADERLKQLADDWQISQSDYTQSQRTGGVFDASDYFLKNQKR from the coding sequence ATGATTAAATACCGTCCGCTCACTTCAATCCTGATCAAGCCCTCGGGACCCGATTGTAACTTAGGTTGTACCTATTGCTTTTACCTTGAAAAGGAAGCACTTTTTCCTGAAACGAAAACTCATCCGATGACTGCGGAGATTCAGGAAGAACTGATCCGACAAGTGATGCAGCAATCGGGAGAATCGGTCTCCTTTGCTTGGCAGGGCGGCGAACCCGCTTTAATGGGGCTTGACTTTTACAAACGGGCCATCGAACTGGAAAAGAAATACGGGCACGGACAATCGGTTGGCAACGGCTTTCAAACCAACGGCACCTTGCTTAACCGTGAATGGGCTAAATTTTTCAAAGAATACGACTGGCTGATTGGCCTTTCGCTCGACGGGCCGCAGCACATTCACGATAAATACCGACTGGACAAAGGCCAGCACCCAACCTGGAGCAAAGTGGAAAGCGTTGCGCGTATGTTGCTCGAAGAAGGTGTTGCTGTAAATGCGATGTGCTGCATCACCGACTATTCATCGGATTTTGCTGAAGAACTTTATAACTACTATAAAAGTTTGGGATTAACCTGGATGCAGTTTATCCCGATTGTTGAAACCGACAAAAATGACCCATCGAAGGCTGCTTCTTTTTCGCTGACTGACGAAAAATATGGTCATTTTCTTGTAAAGTTGTTCGATTTATGGTATGCCGACATCAAAGACGGTGTGGCCACCACCTCGGTTCGCGATTTCGATTCGCTGTTTCATCATTACGTTGGGCTGGAACCGCCGGAATGTGTTCACAAGAAAGAGTGTGGCCCTTACGTAGTGATCGAACACAACGGCAATGCTTATTCGTGCGATTTCTTTGTGGAGCCACGTCACCGGCTGGGCAATATACGGCACAACCGGATTATCGACATGCTGAACTCGAAGAAGCAGGACGATTTTGGAAAGGCCAAAGCCCTGTTACCCCGCAAATGCAAGCAATGCCGCTGGTATAATAAATGCTATGGCGGCTGTACCAAAGACCGGATCAAAGATCCGCAGGATCAGCGTCAGCCGCGATTTTGCCTGGCCTACCAAATGTTGTTCGAACATGCCGACGAGCGACTGAAACAACTGGCTGACGATTGGCAGATAAGTCAGTCTGACTATACGCAGAGCCAACGGACAGGCGGTGTTTTTGATGCTTCGGACTATTTTCTAAAAAATCAGAAAAGGTAA
- a CDS encoding sulfatase/phosphatase domain-containing protein, with protein sequence MRDYLACIAAVDKSVGKVLDYLKESGLDKNTIVIYTSDQGFYLGEHGWFDKRWMYKESLQTPLLISWPGVIKPGTVNNDMVSNLDFGETILDAAGATIPAEMQGRSFVPVLEGNTPDDWRQSHYYHYYEHPSEHNVMRHYGITTKRYKLIHFYYDIDEWEMYDLEKDPHEMKNIYNDPLYAEVQKDLHNQLDQLRKHYGDSDSLSKKFIDEYNEKVKKNPRIEYWKLSAKDMQKLFTQPASK encoded by the coding sequence ATGCGCGATTACCTCGCCTGTATTGCGGCAGTTGATAAAAGCGTAGGCAAGGTATTGGATTATTTAAAAGAAAGCGGTCTCGATAAAAATACCATTGTGATTTATACTTCCGACCAGGGATTTTATCTGGGCGAACACGGTTGGTTCGATAAGCGCTGGATGTACAAAGAATCGTTACAAACTCCATTGTTAATAAGCTGGCCCGGAGTTATTAAACCGGGAACTGTAAACAATGATATGGTTTCGAATCTTGATTTTGGTGAAACAATCCTCGATGCAGCCGGTGCAACAATCCCGGCCGAAATGCAGGGTCGAAGCTTTGTTCCGGTACTGGAGGGAAATACTCCGGACGATTGGCGTCAGTCTCATTATTACCACTATTACGAGCATCCTTCAGAACACAATGTCATGCGTCATTACGGAATCACCACCAAGCGCTACAAACTGATTCACTTTTACTACGATATCGACGAATGGGAAATGTACGATTTAGAGAAAGACCCACACGAGATGAAGAATATATATAACGATCCGTTGTATGCAGAAGTGCAAAAAGATCTGCACAACCAATTGGATCAGCTTCGGAAACATTACGGCGACAGTGATTCGCTTTCGAAGAAATTCATTGATGAGTACAATGAAAAAGTGAAAAAGAATCCACGCATCGAATACTGGAAGCTTTCGGCTAAGGATATGCAAAAATTATTCACACAACCCGCAAGCAAATAA
- a CDS encoding sulfatase-like hydrolase/transferase, with protein sequence MSYKLTIPNSKITGIIGFAAIIGGCSPAPKAENTRPNIIFIMSDDHAFQAISAYGGPLAKLAPTPNIDRIAHDGMIFNRCMVTNSICGPSRATILSGKYSHVNGFIDNTADAKFDFSQNTYAKELQKAGYRTAVIGKLHLGGVPTGFDYYDILPGQGRYYNPQFINQQGQYEVEGYATEVIADKTVKFLSEAKGSKQPFMVMVWQKAPHRSWEPGPNELGLYENTTFPEPETLFDDYSGDRKAAALNNMTIAHTMTLDRDLKMSDQPRAGLNKQQLQKWDSIYLPIYEKFKKTILRVKIWYVSNTSVTCAITSPVLRQLIKA encoded by the coding sequence ATGAGTTATAAACTAACTATACCTAACAGTAAGATTACTGGGATAATAGGTTTTGCAGCAATAATTGGCGGATGTTCTCCAGCCCCCAAAGCTGAAAACACACGACCCAACATTATTTTTATCATGAGCGACGATCATGCCTTTCAGGCCATCAGCGCTTATGGCGGCCCATTGGCCAAACTGGCGCCCACACCCAACATCGATCGAATTGCCCATGACGGTATGATTTTCAACCGGTGTATGGTGACCAATTCCATTTGTGGTCCTTCGAGAGCCACTATACTTTCGGGTAAATACAGTCATGTCAATGGATTTATAGACAATACTGCTGATGCGAAGTTTGATTTCTCACAAAATACTTATGCGAAGGAACTCCAAAAAGCAGGTTATCGCACAGCTGTCATTGGGAAACTGCATTTGGGCGGTGTCCCAACTGGTTTTGATTATTACGACATTCTCCCGGGACAGGGACGGTATTATAACCCTCAGTTTATAAATCAGCAGGGCCAGTACGAAGTGGAGGGCTATGCTACTGAAGTGATCGCCGACAAAACAGTTAAATTTCTGAGCGAGGCAAAAGGCTCAAAACAACCGTTTATGGTAATGGTGTGGCAAAAAGCGCCACATCGGAGCTGGGAACCTGGCCCAAATGAATTGGGCCTGTATGAAAATACTACGTTCCCCGAACCTGAAACTCTTTTTGATGATTATTCGGGAGACCGAAAAGCAGCAGCATTAAATAATATGACCATTGCCCATACGATGACCCTCGACCGCGACCTAAAAATGTCGGACCAGCCACGAGCTGGGTTAAACAAGCAACAACTTCAGAAATGGGACTCAATCTATCTTCCTATTTATGAGAAATTCAAAAAGACAATCCTACGGGTAAAGATCTGGTACGTTTCAAATACCAGCGTTACATGCGCGATTACCTCGCCTGTATTGCGGCAGTTGATAAAAGCGTAG
- a CDS encoding formylglycine-generating enzyme family protein — MRLMTKDIPLFIKETASLLAVLVSLNGCHSVSTKQSNEKNVGTDTLSKKDTASCCTSNMPSRFGETAGNQTGTLTASQNKASLDNMVYIPGGTFTMGGDSAWGRADEFPRHHVKVSPFYMDKHEVTNAEFRAFVKATGYITTAERKPNWEELKTQLPPGTPRPPDIVLVAASLVFSPPNHPVSLDNAAQWWSWVPGASWLHPEGLKSTIDGKDNYPVVQVSWEDAQAYSKWAGKRLPTEAEWEFAARSGKNNVIYPWGNQPIDQGNVKANSWQGHFPDKNTAKDKYYRAAPVMSFAANDFGLYDMAGNVWEWCSDWYRSDYYQQCEQQHIAENPQGPTEPLDVDEPTVPKRVTRGGSFLCTDQYCSGFRVSARMKTSWDTSLEHTGFRCVVSAK; from the coding sequence ATGAGACTCATGACAAAAGATATTCCTCTTTTCATCAAAGAAACGGCTTCATTACTTGCAGTTTTAGTGTCACTAAATGGGTGCCATTCGGTGTCGACCAAACAAAGCAATGAAAAGAATGTTGGAACTGACACTTTATCCAAAAAGGATACGGCCAGTTGCTGCACAAGCAATATGCCTTCGCGTTTTGGAGAAACAGCAGGCAATCAAACGGGAACATTAACTGCCTCACAAAACAAAGCAAGCCTGGACAACATGGTTTATATTCCTGGAGGAACATTTACCATGGGTGGTGATTCGGCTTGGGGACGCGCCGACGAGTTTCCGCGCCACCATGTAAAAGTTTCTCCCTTTTACATGGACAAACACGAAGTCACCAATGCCGAATTCCGAGCCTTTGTGAAGGCAACTGGATACATCACTACCGCCGAGCGGAAACCCAATTGGGAAGAATTGAAGACCCAACTTCCACCCGGAACACCACGTCCGCCTGATATTGTTTTGGTGGCTGCGTCGCTGGTCTTTTCTCCGCCGAATCATCCGGTTTCGCTCGATAATGCAGCTCAATGGTGGAGCTGGGTTCCGGGAGCCAGTTGGTTGCATCCCGAGGGCCTCAAAAGCACGATCGACGGGAAGGATAATTACCCGGTTGTACAGGTTTCGTGGGAAGATGCTCAGGCATACTCCAAATGGGCGGGGAAACGGCTTCCAACTGAAGCAGAGTGGGAATTTGCAGCCCGTTCAGGTAAAAACAATGTGATTTATCCCTGGGGAAATCAGCCCATCGATCAGGGTAATGTGAAGGCCAATAGCTGGCAGGGACATTTTCCGGATAAGAATACGGCAAAAGACAAGTATTATCGTGCAGCCCCGGTGATGTCGTTTGCGGCAAACGATTTTGGCCTTTACGATATGGCCGGAAATGTTTGGGAATGGTGCAGCGACTGGTATCGAAGCGATTATTACCAGCAATGTGAACAACAACACATCGCCGAAAACCCGCAGGGACCAACCGAACCGCTGGATGTTGACGAGCCTACCGTTCCCAAGCGTGTAACCCGTGGTGGCTCATTCCTGTGTACCGATCAGTATTGCTCCGGATTTCGCGTTTCGGCCCGCATGAAAACAAGCTGGGACACCAGCCTCGAACATACCGGGTTTAGATGTGTGGTATCGGCAAAATAA
- a CDS encoding sulfatase family protein produces MNIVPKVSIGLSLLVSGSYAFSQVSIKSQIQKPNIILILVDDMGYGDLSCTGGVQYKTPNLDRMAAQGIRFTNFLSAQAVCSASRAGILTGCYPNRVGISGALMPNSVIGLNPSEVIIPEILKEKGYKSAAIGKWHLGDNRQFLPLQQGFDEYLGLPYSNDMWPVFFDGSRNISKEYARKLNYPELPLIRNNDKIQELKTLDDQSGLTTSYTETAIDFIKRNKSNPFFLYLAHSMPHVPLAVSSKFKGKSEQGLYGDVMMEIDWSIGEILKTLKNNGLDKNTLVIFTSDNGPWINFGNHAGSTGGLREGKGNSFEGGQRVPCIMKWPGHIKEGTICNKLASTIDILPTLASITNSPLPEKQIDGVNILPLMEGVENANPRETFLYYYRKNSLEAVRKGDWKLVFAHPGRTYIGFKPGVDGFPGEVNENFPIEEGLYDLRRDPGERYNVKEYYPEVVVELKKLADEARVDLGDDIQQIEGKNRRISGRINLN; encoded by the coding sequence ATGAATATTGTTCCCAAAGTATCTATAGGACTATCGTTGCTTGTCTCCGGATCATATGCTTTCAGCCAGGTAAGTATTAAATCTCAAATTCAAAAGCCCAACATTATTCTCATTTTAGTTGATGATATGGGGTATGGCGATTTGAGTTGTACTGGTGGTGTACAGTATAAAACACCAAATCTTGATCGAATGGCGGCCCAGGGAATTCGTTTTACAAACTTTCTCTCGGCTCAGGCTGTATGCAGTGCATCGCGTGCAGGTATTTTAACTGGATGTTATCCCAATCGGGTTGGAATATCTGGGGCACTCATGCCAAACTCGGTAATTGGGTTAAACCCATCAGAAGTCATTATTCCGGAAATATTAAAAGAGAAAGGATATAAGTCGGCTGCAATCGGGAAATGGCATTTGGGCGATAATCGTCAGTTTTTGCCTCTTCAGCAAGGCTTTGATGAATACCTGGGACTTCCTTATTCAAATGATATGTGGCCCGTTTTCTTTGATGGCAGCCGAAATATTTCAAAAGAATATGCCCGTAAATTAAATTATCCTGAATTACCATTGATTAGGAATAATGATAAAATTCAAGAGTTGAAAACTTTAGATGACCAATCTGGTCTGACTACATCATATACTGAAACGGCAATTGATTTTATCAAAAGGAATAAGAGTAATCCTTTCTTTTTGTATCTGGCACATTCTATGCCACATGTTCCGCTTGCGGTTTCCTCCAAGTTTAAAGGCAAAAGTGAACAAGGCTTATATGGCGATGTAATGATGGAAATAGATTGGTCGATAGGAGAGATTTTGAAAACGCTCAAAAATAATGGATTAGATAAAAATACGCTTGTTATTTTCACTTCTGACAATGGTCCGTGGATTAATTTTGGCAATCATGCCGGATCAACAGGTGGTTTACGCGAGGGAAAAGGGAATAGTTTTGAAGGAGGACAGCGTGTTCCATGTATTATGAAATGGCCGGGACATATCAAGGAAGGAACTATTTGCAATAAGCTTGCTTCAACGATTGATATTCTGCCAACATTGGCTTCAATTACCAATTCGCCACTTCCGGAGAAGCAAATTGATGGAGTGAATATTTTGCCTTTAATGGAAGGCGTTGAAAATGCTAATCCACGAGAAACATTTTTATATTATTATCGGAAGAACAGTTTGGAAGCTGTTCGAAAGGGAGATTGGAAACTGGTTTTTGCTCATCCTGGCCGTACTTACATTGGTTTTAAGCCGGGAGTTGATGGATTTCCTGGAGAAGTGAATGAGAACTTCCCAATTGAAGAAGGTCTTTACGATCTTAGGCGCGATCCGGGAGAACGATACAATGTAAAAGAATATTATCCTGAAGTAGTTGTCGAACTTAAAAAGCTAGCTGATGAAGCACGCGTCGACTTAGGGGATGATATTCAACAGATTGAAGGAAAAAATCGTAGGATTTCTGGTCGGATAAATCTTAATTAA
- a CDS encoding alpha-ketoacid dehydrogenase subunit alpha/beta, with the protein MNIKEDEATANTLNDYYLVCLSRQLSLLGRREVHNGRAHFGIFGDGKELAQVAFAKTFRKGDWRSGYYRDQTFMLALDLLKPEEFFAMIYGDTDMDFNPSTGGRNFNNHFSTANINSDGQIQNLMEQFNSASDISPTAGQMPRLLGLAQASKLVRQNPELKKHLQNNVDGNEVAFGSIGDASTSEGMFFETINAAAVMQVPLAVAVYDDGFGISVPIEFQTTKSSISKALKGFENDKENNGISIYTCQGWDYPKLIQTFAEGIERCRQTQNPALFHILEVTQPLGHSTSGSHEHYKSKEQLDWEKEFDCVAQFRKWLLESGKADQDTLLEIENRATKNALNARNKAWKHYTSSFSAELRSLTAIVNQINLKSAGISNYTDELESLTAKTFPTRRAFYSFAKRINFEIHGENNLTQERNELIKWSEKFGEQNRKFYNTNLYREGKDSALQVTDVSARYAENPPQVNGSQILNQNFDALFEKHPNLVTFGEDTGKLGDVNQGMKGMQAKYGISRVFDTGIRETTIIGQGIGLALRGFRPIAEIQYLDYLIYAQSTLSDDLASMQYRTLGKQAAPLIIRTRGHQLQGIWHAGSPIQLILGSLRGIYLCIPRNMTQAAGFYNTLLESNDPALVIEPLKGYNLKEPLPTNLGDFRVPLGIPEIIQEGTDITAVTYGWNVHHVLKAAHLLKEIKNISVEVIDVQTLLPFDVNHLILKSIKKTSKVIFIDEDVPGGGTAYMMQKVLQEQQAFNYLDTAPRTLSAMEHRPAYGIDGEYFTKPNVELIFEEIYQMMHEVNVKGYPVL; encoded by the coding sequence TTGAATATTAAAGAAGATGAAGCTACAGCAAATACATTGAATGACTATTACCTGGTCTGTTTAAGCCGGCAGTTGAGCCTTTTGGGAAGAAGAGAGGTTCACAACGGACGTGCACACTTTGGAATCTTTGGCGATGGAAAGGAATTGGCGCAAGTTGCGTTTGCCAAAACATTCCGAAAAGGCGACTGGCGATCGGGGTACTATCGCGACCAAACATTCATGCTGGCGCTGGACTTGCTGAAACCAGAAGAATTTTTTGCCATGATTTACGGCGATACCGATATGGATTTCAACCCATCAACCGGAGGACGAAATTTCAACAATCATTTCAGCACTGCAAATATAAATTCTGATGGTCAGATACAAAATCTGATGGAGCAGTTCAATTCAGCTTCTGACATTTCGCCAACTGCCGGACAGATGCCCCGTTTACTGGGACTGGCCCAGGCCTCCAAATTGGTAAGGCAAAATCCGGAATTAAAAAAGCACCTTCAGAATAATGTCGATGGAAATGAAGTAGCTTTTGGCTCAATTGGTGATGCCAGCACCAGCGAGGGAATGTTTTTCGAAACCATTAATGCAGCTGCTGTTATGCAGGTTCCGTTGGCTGTAGCTGTCTATGACGACGGTTTTGGAATCAGTGTGCCCATCGAGTTTCAAACAACAAAATCAAGTATTTCCAAAGCGCTGAAAGGTTTTGAAAACGATAAAGAAAACAATGGAATTTCAATTTATACCTGCCAAGGCTGGGATTACCCCAAATTGATACAAACCTTTGCTGAAGGCATTGAGCGATGCCGCCAAACCCAAAATCCGGCATTATTTCACATTCTGGAAGTAACCCAGCCGTTGGGTCATTCCACTTCCGGATCGCACGAACATTACAAGTCAAAAGAGCAGCTTGATTGGGAAAAAGAGTTTGACTGTGTGGCACAGTTTAGGAAATGGTTGCTGGAAAGCGGGAAAGCAGATCAGGATACACTTCTTGAAATTGAAAACAGAGCTACCAAAAACGCTCTGAATGCACGAAACAAAGCATGGAAGCATTATACAAGTAGTTTTTCGGCAGAATTAAGATCGCTCACAGCTATCGTTAACCAAATCAACCTGAAATCAGCTGGGATATCAAATTATACCGATGAACTTGAGTCTCTTACTGCTAAGACATTCCCCACAAGGCGTGCGTTTTACAGTTTTGCCAAACGAATCAATTTTGAGATTCATGGAGAGAATAACCTGACTCAGGAACGAAATGAACTGATTAAATGGTCTGAGAAATTCGGGGAACAAAACAGGAAGTTTTACAACACAAACCTTTACCGTGAGGGAAAAGATTCGGCGCTTCAGGTAACAGATGTTTCAGCCAGGTATGCCGAAAACCCGCCACAGGTAAATGGTTCACAGATTCTTAATCAGAATTTTGATGCGCTGTTCGAAAAACACCCAAATTTGGTCACTTTTGGTGAGGACACCGGAAAACTGGGCGATGTAAACCAGGGAATGAAAGGCATGCAGGCGAAATACGGAATATCCCGGGTTTTTGACACCGGAATAAGGGAAACAACCATTATTGGGCAGGGAATTGGCTTGGCATTAAGGGGGTTCCGGCCGATTGCAGAGATTCAGTACCTCGATTATTTAATCTACGCCCAATCGACACTGAGTGACGATCTGGCCAGTATGCAATACCGTACTTTAGGCAAACAGGCCGCTCCACTTATCATCAGAACACGCGGACATCAATTGCAGGGAATTTGGCATGCCGGCTCGCCGATTCAACTCATCCTTGGTTCCCTGCGTGGAATTTATCTTTGCATTCCACGAAACATGACTCAGGCCGCCGGATTCTATAACACTTTGCTGGAGTCTAACGATCCTGCCCTGGTGATTGAACCATTGAAAGGATATAACCTGAAAGAACCTCTGCCAACCAACCTGGGCGATTTCAGAGTACCACTGGGCATTCCTGAAATTATTCAGGAAGGAACCGATATTACAGCTGTAACATACGGCTGGAATGTTCATCATGTGCTGAAGGCAGCTCATCTCCTGAAGGAAATCAAAAATATTTCAGTTGAAGTAATTGATGTTCAAACGTTATTGCCTTTCGATGTAAATCACCTGATTTTGAAATCGATAAAAAAGACCAGCAAAGTGATTTTTATCGACGAGGATGTTCCGGGCGGAGGCACTGCCTATATGATGCAAAAAGTTTTACAGGAACAGCAGGCGTTTAATTATCTGGATACCGCTCCACGAACTTTGTCGGCCATGGAACACCGTCCGGCTTACGGAATCGACGGAGAATATTTCACAAAACCAAACGTCGAATTAATTTTCGAAGAAATCTACCAAATGATGCACGAGGTGAATGTGAAAGGCTACCCTGTACTATAG
- a CDS encoding sigma-54-dependent transcriptional regulator has product MANILIVDDDATFCLMLKKLLERHKFRVTTSFSPQKVKSIVKQQFYDVVLTDLRMPDISGMEIIRLIKRESPETQTIMMTEYADIATAIQSIRQGAFNYIPKPFQPEEVINIIREALEAKVSPVDNRPNNLLQNDFLFGTSKISLHLKGYVELVSPTSLSVLITGESGTGKEYIARLIHNLSQRNVKPFVAVDCGAIPTELVASEFFGHIKGSFTGAISDKTGHFEQANGGTLFLDEVGNLSYSTQIQLLRTLQERSIKPVGSNYEIPVDVRIIAATNENLQLAQEQGNFRDDLFHRLNEFEIKMPPLREREDDILLFAHHFLAQANSSLNKDVQGFEPEVEAVFRNYAWPGNLREMKNVVKRATLLSSGRRIGLNEISPEIYRTQQKDEQFRLFNETSESELIQKVLETVNYNKSKAARLLKIDRKTLYNKLKLYQIEIP; this is encoded by the coding sequence ATGGCAAATATTCTTATTGTTGATGATGACGCTACTTTTTGCCTGATGTTGAAAAAACTGTTAGAGAGGCATAAATTTAGGGTAACCACCAGTTTTTCGCCACAAAAGGTAAAAAGTATAGTTAAGCAACAGTTTTATGATGTTGTCTTGACAGATCTGCGCATGCCGGACATCAGTGGAATGGAGATCATCAGGCTGATAAAACGCGAGTCTCCTGAAACACAAACCATCATGATGACTGAATATGCCGATATTGCAACAGCCATCCAGTCGATCAGGCAAGGTGCCTTTAATTATATCCCGAAACCCTTTCAACCCGAAGAAGTTATAAATATTATTCGGGAAGCTTTGGAAGCAAAAGTGTCCCCTGTGGATAACCGCCCAAACAACTTATTGCAAAACGACTTCCTGTTTGGGACCAGTAAAATTTCCCTTCATTTAAAAGGGTATGTTGAATTGGTTTCTCCCACTTCGTTGTCGGTATTGATTACTGGAGAAAGTGGAACTGGGAAAGAATATATTGCCCGTTTAATACACAACTTGAGTCAGCGCAACGTAAAACCCTTTGTTGCGGTTGATTGTGGTGCAATTCCAACAGAACTGGTTGCCAGCGAGTTTTTTGGCCATATCAAAGGATCATTTACAGGAGCAATTAGCGACAAAACTGGTCATTTTGAACAAGCCAATGGAGGAACGCTATTTCTTGACGAAGTTGGAAACTTGTCGTACAGTACCCAGATTCAATTGTTGCGTACCTTGCAGGAACGCTCGATCAAGCCTGTGGGAAGCAATTATGAGATTCCGGTAGATGTGCGGATTATTGCAGCGACCAATGAAAATCTGCAACTGGCACAGGAGCAAGGAAATTTTCGGGACGATTTATTTCATCGCTTAAACGAATTCGAAATCAAGATGCCACCGCTTCGTGAACGGGAAGACGACATTTTGCTTTTTGCCCATCATTTTCTTGCCCAGGCCAATAGCAGTCTGAATAAAGATGTACAAGGCTTTGAACCAGAGGTAGAAGCTGTTTTCAGAAATTACGCCTGGCCCGGAAATCTGCGCGAAATGAAAAACGTTGTCAAACGCGCAACCTTGCTCTCTTCCGGGAGAAGAATAGGTCTGAATGAAATTTCTCCGGAAATATATCGGACTCAACAAAAGGATGAGCAGTTTAGGTTATTCAACGAAACTTCAGAAAGTGAACTAATACAAAAAGTACTGGAAACCGTGAATTATAACAAAAGCAAGGCTGCGCGGTTACTTAAAATCGACCGTAAAACTTTATACAATAAATTAAAGTTGTACCAGATCGAAATTCCTTAA